A stretch of Lysinibacillus agricola DNA encodes these proteins:
- a CDS encoding YqcI/YcgG family protein, translating to MEVAVLDKKWIEEHFETLPLWQQSAYTDFAAMVADEANTFPCIPARKGFLSNELRYSFIGDPREEQSIKTLALCLKKYNKWSQTFGKYTTHTVFFKTPNDMHKNFEVEDYRNLFWSVLNNLTKFDDVDWPKEIPTAPSHHEWEFCFNGEPYFVSCATPAHKLRKSRHFSTLLMAFQPRWIFEEMNDSTVFGRKLKKLIRQRITEYDAIPAHTDLKWYGQEDSYEWKQYFLSDDNSSASKCPFLRMQHSLQKNKEH from the coding sequence GTGGAAGTAGCAGTGTTAGACAAGAAGTGGATTGAAGAACATTTTGAAACACTTCCATTATGGCAACAGTCAGCATATACCGACTTCGCTGCCATGGTTGCAGATGAAGCAAATACGTTCCCCTGTATTCCAGCTAGAAAAGGGTTTTTATCGAACGAGCTTCGCTATAGCTTTATAGGAGATCCACGAGAGGAGCAATCGATAAAGACGTTAGCACTATGTTTAAAGAAATACAATAAGTGGTCTCAAACGTTTGGAAAATATACAACACATACCGTTTTCTTTAAAACCCCTAATGATATGCATAAAAATTTCGAAGTTGAGGATTATAGAAATTTATTTTGGTCAGTTTTAAACAATTTAACTAAATTTGATGATGTCGATTGGCCAAAGGAAATTCCAACAGCCCCATCGCATCATGAATGGGAATTTTGTTTTAACGGTGAGCCTTATTTTGTGTCTTGTGCAACTCCCGCACATAAATTGCGTAAGAGTCGTCATTTCTCCACTTTATTAATGGCATTTCAGCCACGCTGGATATTTGAAGAAATGAACGACTCTACTGTATTTGGTCGAAAATTAAAGAAGCTTATTCGTCAACGCATTACCGAATACGATGCTATTCCAGCTCATACTGATTTAAAATGGTATGGGCAAGAAGACAGTTATGAGTGGAAACAGTATTTTTTAAGTGATGATAATAGTAGTGCATCGAAATGTCCTTTTTTACGTATGCAACATTCTCTTCAGAAAAACAAAGAACATTAA
- a CDS encoding DMT family transporter, producing the protein MELTLQRKHNLHAIGVLSLILSAILTSVSQVYYANRVQAVHPFLFTGISFFITTLYFQFFSIKQQSSMKWNKAATPILLKLNSASVLAFMGFYFALKYIEPAIVSSLEMGLGPLFVILLAIKQKHHINVAKVSIAIGTLVACLILIYAIFAGKSALITWSKFSLLGILASIICGLGAVLCTLYSKQLSELGWTSSMILSKRFYGIILLSLIATYDVILDYLIGNIGWILLMTLLGVLVPMYLLQKGIQYCTPFFVMMSLCFIPVFTFFFQLFDTRLQWSNITFLGVVLLLLLGISSVIVDRNE; encoded by the coding sequence ATGGAACTTACACTTCAACGTAAACATAATTTACATGCAATTGGTGTATTATCTTTAATTCTTTCGGCAATTTTAACTTCTGTTAGTCAAGTTTATTATGCAAATCGTGTGCAAGCTGTACACCCATTTCTTTTTACAGGTATTAGCTTTTTTATCACAACATTATATTTCCAATTTTTTTCAATTAAGCAGCAGTCATCAATGAAATGGAATAAAGCTGCTACCCCAATTTTATTAAAATTAAATTCTGCATCTGTTTTAGCTTTTATGGGATTTTATTTTGCATTAAAATATATTGAACCAGCGATTGTAAGCTCACTGGAAATGGGGTTAGGTCCTTTATTTGTTATATTATTAGCAATTAAGCAAAAACATCATATAAACGTAGCTAAAGTAAGTATTGCTATAGGTACTTTAGTGGCTTGTCTCATATTAATTTATGCAATATTTGCTGGGAAGTCTGCATTGATAACTTGGAGTAAATTTAGTTTATTAGGTATTCTAGCTAGTATAATATGTGGGTTAGGTGCTGTTCTTTGTACACTTTATTCAAAACAGTTAAGTGAACTAGGTTGGACTAGCTCAATGATATTATCTAAGAGGTTTTATGGCATTATTCTTTTATCATTAATTGCTACATATGACGTAATATTAGATTATTTGATTGGAAATATAGGTTGGATATTACTAATGACTTTACTTGGTGTATTAGTTCCTATGTATTTATTACAAAAAGGAATTCAATATTGCACACCTTTCTTTGTAATGATGTCATTGTGTTTTATTCCTGTTTTTACTTTTTTCTTTCAGCTTTTTGATACAAGGTTACAATGGTCTAATATCACTTTTCTGGGCGTTGTTTTATTATTATTGTTAGGAATTTCAAGTGTTATTGTAGATAGGAACGAGTAG
- a CDS encoding HAMP domain-containing sensor histidine kinase has protein sequence MRRRKFFLKLFLTLMLLLISNIIFAFISFHITSWIYDWLGKHPQGFWLQLWTVVGVFVLFACSIIILFLIGVNKQRNYWNTIVDALSRIAKGDFTVKLDMKTDEDQFGQLIHGINHMAVELGEMERMRQEFISNVSHEIQSPLTTINGFAKALKNMDLPEDKRQHYLTIIEMESNRLSKISDNLLKLTSLESQHHPFEPRHYRLDKQLRNVVLALEPNWLVKNIDIDLQLENISLMADEDLMNQVWMNLLSNSIKFTPAAGTITISVTKQMDTIAIVIRDNGIGLTPEQQKHIFERFYKADLSRTAENGGSGLGLSIVKKIIDMHNGTITVESKLAEFTTFILKNRFQIITKNFSSNKFTFLIFFIN, from the coding sequence ATGAGAAGACGAAAGTTCTTTTTAAAGCTTTTTTTAACTTTAATGCTTCTTCTTATCAGTAACATCATATTTGCTTTTATTTCCTTCCACATAACGTCGTGGATTTATGATTGGTTAGGCAAACACCCACAAGGTTTCTGGCTTCAATTATGGACCGTAGTTGGTGTTTTTGTTCTCTTTGCTTGCTCTATTATTATCCTCTTTTTAATTGGAGTAAATAAACAACGAAACTATTGGAATACGATTGTAGATGCATTAAGCCGGATTGCTAAAGGTGATTTTACTGTCAAATTAGATATGAAAACAGATGAAGATCAATTTGGTCAATTAATACATGGCATCAACCATATGGCAGTTGAATTAGGTGAAATGGAAAGAATGCGCCAAGAATTTATCTCGAATGTATCTCATGAAATTCAGTCGCCTCTAACAACTATTAATGGCTTTGCTAAAGCATTGAAAAACATGGACCTCCCTGAAGATAAGCGACAGCATTATTTAACAATCATTGAGATGGAAAGTAATCGACTATCAAAAATTAGTGACAATTTACTAAAGCTAACGTCGTTAGAATCACAACACCACCCCTTCGAGCCAAGGCATTACCGACTTGATAAGCAATTGCGTAATGTCGTACTAGCACTGGAACCAAATTGGCTAGTAAAAAACATCGACATAGATTTGCAATTAGAAAACATTTCGCTAATGGCTGATGAAGATTTAATGAATCAAGTATGGATGAATTTACTAAGCAACAGCATTAAATTCACGCCAGCTGCTGGCACCATTACAATATCAGTGACAAAACAAATGGATACGATCGCTATTGTCATTCGTGATAACGGAATCGGTTTAACACCGGAACAACAAAAGCATATATTCGAGCGATTTTATAAGGCTGACCTATCAAGGACAGCTGAGAATGGCGGAAGTGGCTTAGGATTGTCTATTGTAAAGAAAATCATCGATATGCATAACGGAACCATTACTGTTGAAAGCAAGCTTGCTGAATTTACAACATTTATCCTCAAAAACAGATTTCAGATAATCACCAAAAATTTTTCTAGCAATAAATTCACTTTCCTTATATTTTTTATAAATTAA
- a CDS encoding response regulator transcription factor: protein MTTILVVDDDAHIRELVKVFLQNEGLEVIEATDGVDALSKLASDKVDMVLLDIMMPKMNGWELCEEIRSFNNDLPILMLTAKGETSQKVKGFHLGTDDYLVKPFEPAELIVRVKSILKRYRISLSQLVEAGNVKLNRNTHEVVYNGKSLTLRLKEFELLFVLASYAGKTFSREQLIEEIWGYDYEGDERTVDVHIKRLRQRFPQETSGFVIRTIRGLGYRLELEP, encoded by the coding sequence ATGACGACAATTTTAGTTGTAGATGATGATGCACATATTCGAGAATTAGTAAAAGTATTTTTGCAAAATGAAGGATTAGAGGTTATTGAGGCTACGGACGGTGTGGATGCACTGTCCAAATTAGCTTCTGATAAGGTGGATATGGTTCTATTGGACATTATGATGCCGAAAATGAATGGCTGGGAATTATGCGAAGAGATACGTTCCTTTAATAATGATTTACCTATCCTGATGCTAACCGCAAAAGGAGAAACTTCACAAAAGGTAAAGGGCTTTCATCTTGGAACGGATGATTACCTTGTTAAACCATTTGAGCCAGCAGAGCTCATCGTCCGTGTTAAATCAATACTTAAAAGATACCGTATTTCCCTATCTCAACTTGTGGAAGCTGGCAATGTAAAGTTAAATCGCAATACACATGAAGTCGTATATAATGGTAAATCGTTAACACTCCGTTTAAAGGAATTTGAACTATTGTTTGTTTTAGCAAGCTATGCGGGGAAAACTTTTTCACGTGAACAGCTAATTGAAGAAATTTGGGGATATGACTATGAAGGTGATGAACGTACAGTCGATGTTCACATTAAAAGACTTCGTCAACGTTTCCCACAAGAAACAAGTGGGTTTGTTATTCGCACAATTCGTGGCCTTGGCTATCGATTGGAACTGGAACCATGA
- a CDS encoding ABC transporter ATP-binding protein, translating into MQEASKDNTKLKDWRRFVRLVKQAEPPIWLLIISLIMSLATTGVGFIVPLFTKKLVDGFSLESLDYWQIILLGIAFIAQAIASGLSIYYLNRVGHHVVANLRERLWRKLLHLPIPYYDENDTGETLSRVTNDTAVVKELITEHLANCLSGVISIIGSVIILLILDWKMTLVMLIAVPLAMVILMLLGRRMFVISKGMQDETAKFTAVLNQVLPETRLVKASNAENIEYDRGKKGITNLFKFGLKEAKIHALISPLVSFVLMSVLVAIIGYGGVRVSSGELTAGDMVAFILYLIQIIMPMTQLTMFFTQLQKAMGATERISALLEHKEENIFEGKTLEKVDQPIYVKNVDFAYGEELILSNINFTIEPGKVTAIVGPSGGGKTTTFSLLERYYQPTNGSITLGDTPIDTYSLHSWRSQIGYVAQESALLSGTIRENICYGIDREVQDEELERVAKMAYADQFINELPDQFETEVGERGIKLSGGQRQRISIARALLRNPQILMLDEATSSLDSKSEIYVQKALDNLMQGRTTLVIAHRLSTVVDADQILFVEKGHITGSGTHDTLFETHEMYREFAKQQLRIKEE; encoded by the coding sequence TTGCAGGAGGCATCAAAAGATAACACAAAACTAAAGGATTGGCGGCGCTTTGTTCGTTTAGTCAAACAAGCTGAACCACCGATATGGCTTTTAATAATCTCATTAATTATGAGTTTAGCAACGACCGGTGTTGGATTTATCGTTCCGTTATTTACGAAAAAATTAGTGGACGGCTTTTCATTAGAATCCCTTGATTATTGGCAAATTATTTTATTAGGTATTGCTTTTATCGCGCAGGCAATCGCGAGCGGGCTTTCTATTTATTATTTAAATCGTGTCGGACATCATGTTGTCGCGAATTTAAGAGAACGGCTTTGGAGAAAGCTACTTCATTTACCAATTCCTTATTATGATGAGAATGATACAGGTGAAACATTAAGTCGTGTTACAAATGACACAGCTGTTGTCAAGGAACTTATTACAGAGCATCTTGCAAACTGTTTATCAGGTGTTATTTCTATTATTGGATCAGTCATCATTCTATTAATCTTAGATTGGAAAATGACTTTAGTGATGCTGATTGCTGTTCCGCTTGCTATGGTTATTTTGATGCTGTTAGGAAGACGTATGTTTGTCATTTCAAAAGGAATGCAAGATGAGACGGCAAAATTTACGGCAGTGCTAAATCAAGTTTTACCTGAAACACGATTAGTAAAGGCTTCAAATGCCGAGAATATAGAATATGATCGTGGCAAAAAAGGAATTACCAACCTCTTTAAGTTTGGCTTAAAAGAAGCTAAAATCCATGCACTTATTTCGCCGCTTGTTTCGTTTGTATTAATGTCAGTCCTTGTGGCCATTATTGGTTATGGTGGTGTACGAGTTTCTTCAGGAGAGCTTACAGCTGGCGACATGGTGGCATTTATTTTATATTTAATCCAAATCATCATGCCGATGACCCAATTAACGATGTTCTTTACACAGCTACAAAAAGCGATGGGTGCTACAGAGCGAATCAGTGCATTACTTGAGCATAAAGAGGAAAATATTTTCGAAGGAAAAACGTTAGAAAAAGTGGATCAGCCGATTTATGTAAAAAATGTTGACTTTGCTTATGGAGAAGAACTGATTTTATCGAATATCAATTTCACAATTGAACCAGGTAAAGTTACGGCCATCGTTGGACCTAGTGGCGGAGGAAAAACAACAACATTTTCTCTGTTAGAGAGATATTATCAGCCTACTAACGGAAGTATTACACTCGGAGATACCCCTATCGACACATACTCCCTACATTCTTGGAGAAGCCAAATCGGCTATGTTGCTCAGGAGAGCGCACTGCTATCTGGTACGATTCGTGAAAATATTTGCTATGGCATTGATAGAGAGGTACAGGATGAAGAACTTGAAAGAGTTGCCAAAATGGCCTATGCCGATCAATTTATCAACGAACTGCCAGATCAATTTGAGACAGAAGTCGGAGAACGAGGCATTAAGCTTTCTGGCGGTCAACGACAACGAATTTCCATCGCCAGAGCACTATTACGAAACCCTCAAATATTAATGCTTGATGAGGCAACGTCAAGTTTGGATAGTAAATCAGAGATCTATGTTCAAAAAGCATTGGATAATTTAATGCAAGGTAGAACAACTCTCGTGATTGCCCACCGACTCTCAACAGTAGTAGATGCCGATCAAATACTTTTTGTAGAGAAAGGACATATTACGGGTAGCGGCACACATGATACGCTTTTTGAGACGCATGAAATGTATCGAGAGTTTGCCAAGCAACAACTACGCATTAAAGAGGAATGA
- a CDS encoding CynX/NimT family MFS transporter produces MNVKHTIIPIIAIILTSFNLRPAITSVSPLLGTIRESLHMSAASSSLLTSLAVLCMGLFAPFAIKLANRFSIERAIAYSLILIGLATAARFFAYYAWVMLLTAFLAGIGIAIAGPLLSGFIKQNFTNPSRVVGIYSLALVVGASLGSGLSIPLSSLFHTWQASAASWAILAVIAVFFWWKPIEKMPVTNTVSDTSSADNNLKQLLTDQKAWLLTVFFGLMAFMFYTIMAWLPPIVEDMGYSKQQAGMMLTLLTVAQMPATFLVPILNNRLQHRAVWLVGCSSLELIGLFLLLFSVNPWLSSLLIGIGAGGLFSLGLTLPIDEAKNIKEASILAAMTQSVGFVFAALGPLFVGLVRDYTGNFTAAIIGMVVIVIAMILIQIKLGNQKHQQIK; encoded by the coding sequence ATGAATGTAAAACATACGATTATACCAATTATTGCTATAATTTTAACTTCCTTTAATTTACGACCCGCGATAACTTCCGTTTCACCTTTGTTAGGAACCATTCGGGAGTCATTACACATGAGTGCCGCTTCTTCCAGTTTATTAACCTCATTAGCGGTACTATGCATGGGCCTATTTGCACCTTTTGCCATAAAACTTGCCAATCGCTTTAGCATCGAACGAGCCATTGCTTACTCACTTATTCTTATTGGACTGGCAACAGCTGCAAGATTTTTTGCCTACTATGCATGGGTAATGCTGTTAACAGCCTTTCTTGCTGGAATTGGCATCGCTATTGCAGGACCTTTACTATCAGGATTTATTAAACAAAATTTCACGAATCCTTCCCGTGTTGTCGGCATTTATTCGTTAGCATTAGTTGTAGGCGCTTCACTTGGCTCAGGGCTTTCCATACCTTTAAGCTCCCTTTTTCATACATGGCAAGCATCTGCTGCATCATGGGCTATTCTTGCTGTCATCGCTGTTTTCTTTTGGTGGAAACCAATTGAGAAAATGCCAGTCACTAACACTGTCTCAGATACTTCAAGCGCTGATAATAATTTAAAGCAACTTTTAACAGATCAAAAAGCTTGGCTACTAACTGTTTTTTTTGGCTTAATGGCTTTCATGTTTTATACAATCATGGCTTGGTTGCCACCTATAGTAGAAGATATGGGCTATAGTAAACAACAGGCTGGCATGATGTTGACACTATTAACGGTTGCCCAAATGCCTGCAACTTTTTTAGTACCGATTTTAAATAATCGTTTACAGCATAGAGCTGTATGGTTAGTGGGTTGTTCATCGTTAGAATTAATCGGCCTATTTTTGCTACTATTTTCCGTTAACCCTTGGCTAAGCAGTCTTCTCATTGGCATCGGTGCAGGTGGCTTATTCTCATTAGGATTAACATTACCAATTGACGAAGCCAAAAACATCAAGGAAGCAAGTATCTTGGCAGCTATGACTCAATCGGTTGGCTTCGTTTTTGCCGCACTTGGCCCATTATTTGTTGGTCTTGTACGAGATTATACAGGTAACTTTACAGCCGCAATTATTGGCATGGTGGTCATCGTCATTGCCATGATCCTCATTCAGATTAAACTTGGTAATCAGAAGCACCAGCAAATAAAGTGA
- a CDS encoding LysR family transcriptional regulator, which produces MEIRHLHYFMAVCEELHFTKAAEKLGISQPTLSQQIRVLEDEVGMPLFDRIGKKIVLTEAGSVLLSYGTEILDTLQNVKDAIKDLQNMKSGHIRIGIMPSDLDYRITQLVIDFHQKFPKVKLKIMSSIEIVRQVLENEVDIGIGINVLPNDRLVTIPLCREEYVLTVSKEHPMANRVSINIADLKNLPVIMYPEGFLGCKIVEETVKKHGFQLNCVLETSSITSIINLVKANIGATVQPYPLIKEMNDPTLHIIHIQDDAPSRSLSIIYRVDRYVSQATKALIEQIEVYFQG; this is translated from the coding sequence TTGGAAATTCGTCATCTTCACTATTTTATGGCTGTTTGTGAGGAGTTACATTTTACAAAAGCTGCTGAAAAACTTGGTATTTCCCAGCCGACTCTAAGTCAGCAAATTCGTGTGCTTGAAGACGAAGTTGGTATGCCACTGTTTGATCGGATTGGCAAAAAAATTGTACTCACTGAGGCAGGCTCAGTGCTGTTAAGTTATGGAACAGAAATATTAGATACATTGCAAAATGTCAAAGACGCCATTAAAGATTTACAGAATATGAAAAGTGGTCATATAAGAATAGGAATTATGCCATCAGATTTAGACTATCGAATTACACAGCTTGTCATCGATTTTCACCAAAAGTTCCCAAAAGTTAAACTAAAGATTATGTCGTCCATCGAAATTGTGCGACAAGTTCTTGAAAATGAAGTTGATATTGGCATAGGCATTAACGTCCTACCAAATGACCGACTTGTTACGATTCCTTTATGTAGGGAGGAATACGTACTAACTGTATCGAAAGAGCATCCGATGGCAAATCGAGTAAGTATAAACATAGCAGATTTGAAAAATCTACCAGTGATTATGTATCCAGAAGGTTTTTTGGGGTGTAAAATTGTGGAGGAAACTGTAAAAAAACATGGTTTTCAATTAAATTGTGTGCTAGAGACATCTTCAATTACGTCGATCATTAATCTTGTTAAAGCGAACATAGGTGCAACTGTACAGCCCTATCCGTTAATTAAAGAGATGAATGATCCTACCTTGCATATCATACACATTCAAGACGACGCACCAAGCCGCAGTTTGTCGATTATTTACCGAGTAGATCGTTATGTAAGTCAAGCAACAAAAGCGTTAATTGAACAAATTGAAGTTTATTTTCAAGGCTAG
- a CDS encoding DUF5590 domain-containing protein, which produces MKNWLIFISVFMVSLSLVISILVLWKAEAPFRSIEDQAEQLALDAKALAIVSESYTYNGKHSYVTVFGVDEYGDKKAVFVPTNLEADSIKEVFLKDGITEKQALSVFKKEGNVQKVLNMKLGYEEPGAVWEITYLNDHDKLNYVYIMFKDGDWWTRITNL; this is translated from the coding sequence ATGAAAAACTGGTTGATTTTCATTTCTGTCTTTATGGTTTCATTGTCACTTGTCATTAGTATTTTAGTACTTTGGAAAGCCGAGGCTCCGTTCCGTTCAATTGAAGATCAGGCTGAACAGTTGGCACTAGATGCCAAAGCCCTCGCAATTGTCTCGGAGTCCTACACATATAATGGCAAACATTCGTATGTCACTGTGTTCGGGGTAGATGAATATGGTGATAAAAAGGCTGTCTTTGTTCCGACGAATCTAGAAGCGGATTCAATTAAGGAAGTATTTTTGAAAGATGGTATTACGGAAAAGCAAGCATTATCGGTTTTTAAAAAAGAAGGAAATGTTCAAAAGGTCCTCAATATGAAATTAGGCTATGAGGAGCCTGGTGCTGTTTGGGAAATTACATACCTAAACGATCACGATAAGCTCAACTACGTCTATATTATGTTTAAGGACGGCGACTGGTGGACGCGCATTACGAATTTATAA
- a CDS encoding pyridoxal phosphate-dependent aminotransferase produces the protein MKNLLANRVKTLTPSSTLAITAKAKELKEQGIDVIGLGAGEPDFNTPQNILNAAIDSMEKGYTKYTPAGGLPVLKNAIIDKLQRDNNLTYKPNEVIVGVGAKHILYTLFQVILNEGDEVIIPIPYWVSYPEQVKLAGGVPVHVEGTREQGYKITADQLRAAVTDKTKAVIINSPSNPSGMIYSREELAELAAVAEEKDILIVSDEIYEKLVYNGIEHFSIAEVSDAVKARTIVVNGVAKSHSMTGWRIGYAAGDADIIKPMTDLASHSTSNATTTAQYATVEAYNGPQDAVEEMRQAFESRLEKIYPQLSAIPGFNVLKPQGAFYLLPDVAEAMAHTGYDSVDAFAADILTEANVAVIPGSGFGAPTTMRLSYATSLELLEEAVRRIDTFVKSKWQD, from the coding sequence ATGAAAAATTTATTAGCAAACCGAGTAAAAACTTTAACACCATCTTCAACTTTAGCAATTACTGCTAAAGCAAAAGAATTAAAAGAGCAAGGTATTGATGTTATTGGTTTAGGTGCCGGTGAACCAGACTTCAACACTCCACAAAATATTTTAAATGCTGCCATCGACTCGATGGAAAAAGGTTACACAAAGTATACTCCTGCTGGCGGTCTTCCAGTACTTAAGAACGCTATCATCGATAAACTGCAACGCGACAATAACCTTACATACAAGCCGAATGAGGTAATTGTAGGTGTTGGGGCAAAACATATTCTTTACACTTTATTCCAAGTTATTTTAAACGAGGGCGATGAAGTTATTATCCCAATTCCTTATTGGGTTTCTTATCCAGAGCAAGTAAAATTAGCAGGCGGTGTCCCTGTTCATGTTGAAGGTACACGTGAGCAAGGCTATAAAATTACTGCAGATCAATTAAGAGCTGCTGTGACAGATAAAACAAAAGCAGTTATTATTAACTCTCCTAGCAACCCATCAGGTATGATTTATTCTCGCGAGGAGCTAGCAGAACTAGCAGCAGTTGCAGAAGAAAAAGATATTTTAATCGTGTCAGATGAAATTTATGAGAAGCTTGTATACAATGGTATTGAGCATTTTTCAATTGCTGAAGTTTCTGATGCAGTGAAAGCACGTACAATTGTTGTAAATGGTGTTGCCAAATCTCACTCTATGACAGGCTGGCGTATCGGGTATGCTGCAGGAGATGCGGACATTATTAAACCAATGACTGACCTTGCATCACACTCTACATCAAACGCAACAACAACTGCACAATATGCTACAGTGGAAGCGTATAATGGTCCTCAAGACGCTGTAGAAGAAATGCGTCAAGCATTCGAATCTCGTCTTGAAAAAATCTATCCACAGCTAAGTGCAATTCCTGGCTTCAACGTATTAAAACCTCAGGGTGCATTCTACTTATTACCAGATGTAGCAGAAGCTATGGCTCATACTGGTTATGATTCAGTGGATGCATTCGCTGCGGATATTTTAACAGAAGCAAACGTAGCAGTGATCCCAGGCTCTGGCTTTGGTGCACCAACTACAATGCGATTATCTTATGCTACATCTTTAGAATTATTAGAAGAGGCAGTCCGTCGAATTGATACATTTGTAAAATCAAAATGGCAAGACTAA
- the asnS gene encoding asparagine--tRNA ligase has product MKKIMIQDMPKHVGETIKLGAWLSNKRSSGKIAFLQLRDGSGFVQGVVVKEEVGEEIFAIAKGMTQETSMYITGEVKADERSSFGCELVVTGIEVLHAATDFPITPKEHGPEFLMDNRHLWLRSRKQHAIMKIRNEIIRATYEFLNNSGFTKMDPPILTGSAPEGTSELFNTKYFDEDAYLSQSGQLYLEAAAMALGKVFSFGPTFRAEKSKTRRHLIEFWMIELEMAFVEFEENLEMQEQYVEHIVQSVLANCKLDLERLGRDTSKLENIKAPFPRISYDDAIKLLHEQGFDDIEWGDDFGAPHETAIANSFDKPVFITCYPVGIKPFYMQPHPDRDDVVLCADLIAPEGYGEIIGGSERIYDYDLLKSRLGEHNLPLDAYAWYLELRQHGSVPHSGFGLGLERTVAWISGTEHIRETIPFPRLLNRLYP; this is encoded by the coding sequence ATGAAAAAAATTATGATTCAAGATATGCCAAAACATGTCGGCGAAACAATCAAGCTAGGTGCTTGGTTATCTAACAAACGATCAAGTGGTAAAATTGCCTTTTTACAACTACGTGATGGTTCTGGCTTTGTACAGGGCGTTGTTGTAAAAGAAGAAGTAGGCGAAGAAATTTTTGCAATTGCAAAAGGTATGACGCAAGAAACTTCCATGTACATTACAGGTGAGGTTAAAGCAGATGAGCGTTCAAGCTTTGGTTGTGAGCTTGTTGTAACTGGTATTGAAGTGCTTCATGCTGCAACTGATTTCCCTATTACGCCAAAAGAACATGGCCCTGAGTTTTTAATGGATAACCGTCATTTATGGCTACGCTCTCGTAAGCAACATGCTATCATGAAAATTCGTAACGAAATTATTCGCGCAACTTATGAGTTTCTTAATAACAGTGGCTTTACAAAAATGGACCCGCCAATTTTAACTGGTTCAGCTCCTGAAGGTACTTCTGAGCTATTCAATACAAAATATTTTGATGAAGATGCATACCTATCTCAATCTGGTCAGCTTTACTTGGAAGCGGCTGCGATGGCTTTAGGTAAAGTGTTCTCATTCGGTCCAACATTCCGTGCTGAAAAATCTAAAACACGCCGTCACTTAATCGAGTTTTGGATGATTGAGCTGGAAATGGCGTTTGTTGAATTTGAAGAAAACCTAGAAATGCAAGAACAATACGTGGAGCATATCGTGCAATCAGTTCTGGCAAATTGCAAATTAGATTTAGAGCGTCTTGGCCGTGATACATCTAAGCTTGAAAATATTAAAGCGCCATTCCCTCGTATTTCTTATGACGATGCCATTAAACTATTACACGAACAAGGATTTGACGATATTGAATGGGGTGATGATTTTGGGGCACCACATGAAACAGCAATTGCCAATTCATTTGACAAGCCTGTATTCATTACATGCTACCCAGTAGGTATCAAACCATTCTATATGCAACCGCATCCTGATCGCGATGACGTCGTATTATGTGCAGACCTAATCGCACCAGAAGGCTATGGTGAAATTATCGGTGGTTCAGAGCGTATCTATGACTACGATTTATTAAAATCACGTCTTGGAGAGCATAATTTACCATTAGATGCTTATGCATGGTACTTAGAGCTTCGTCAACATGGCTCTGTACCGCACTCAGGCTTCGGGCTAGGATTGGAACGTACGGTAGCATGGATTTCAGGTACTGAGCATATCCGTGAAACGATTCCATTCCCACGTTTGCTAAACCGCTTATATCCATAA